A genomic segment from Sphingobacteriaceae bacterium encodes:
- a CDS encoding carboxyl transferase domain-containing protein, with product MTDKIRELEERNRRAFAGGGEERVAQQHQRGKLTARERLDLLFDEGTFTELDRFVHHRATDFGMAQREAPGDGVVTGFGLIDGRLVYAYAQDFTVLGGSLGEMQAKKICKIMDLAVQNGAPIVGLNDGGGARVQEGIDALDGFAQVFRRNTLASGVVPQISAIMGPCAGGAVYSPAITDLVFMVKDTSYMFITGPDVIKTVIGEEISFEALGGAPIHNQKSGVAHFFCEDDRACLADIRRALSYFPSNNLEDPPYQPTGDPVERDIGYLDDLIPTDPNKPYEVRDVIGAVVDEGSFFEVHERFATNCVVGLARLNGHAVGVVANQPRILAGVLDIDSSDKIARFVRMCDAYNIPIITFVDTPGYLPGSNQEHGGIIRHGAKVLYAYAEATVPTISVIMRKAYGGAYIAMCCRALAADYAVAWPTAEVAVMGPEGACNIIFRREIAAAPDPEAKRAELVAEYRERFANPYVAAGRGYVDSVIRPSETRRVLAEMLASLGGKRVTVPEKKHGNIPL from the coding sequence ATGACGGACAAGATTCGGGAACTGGAAGAACGCAACCGGCGAGCCTTCGCCGGCGGCGGTGAAGAGAGGGTCGCCCAGCAGCACCAGCGGGGCAAGTTGACGGCCAGGGAGCGGCTGGACCTGCTGTTCGACGAAGGCACCTTCACCGAACTGGACCGCTTCGTGCATCACCGGGCCACCGACTTCGGCATGGCCCAGCGGGAGGCTCCGGGAGACGGCGTGGTCACCGGCTTCGGCCTCATCGACGGCCGGCTGGTATATGCCTATGCCCAGGATTTCACCGTCCTGGGCGGCAGCTTGGGCGAGATGCAGGCCAAAAAGATTTGCAAGATCATGGATCTGGCGGTGCAGAACGGGGCGCCCATCGTGGGGCTCAACGACGGCGGCGGCGCCCGGGTGCAGGAGGGCATCGACGCCTTGGACGGCTTCGCCCAAGTCTTCCGCCGCAACACCCTGGCCAGCGGCGTGGTGCCCCAGATTTCCGCCATCATGGGCCCGTGCGCCGGGGGCGCCGTTTATTCCCCCGCCATCACCGACCTGGTGTTCATGGTGAAGGACACCAGCTACATGTTCATCACGGGGCCCGACGTCATCAAGACGGTCATCGGCGAGGAAATTTCCTTCGAGGCCCTGGGCGGGGCGCCCATCCACAACCAGAAGAGCGGCGTGGCCCACTTCTTCTGCGAGGATGACCGCGCCTGCCTGGCCGACATCCGGCGGGCGCTGAGCTATTTCCCCAGCAACAATCTGGAGGACCCGCCCTACCAGCCCACCGGCGACCCGGTGGAGCGGGACATCGGCTACTTGGATGACCTGATTCCCACGGACCCCAACAAGCCCTACGAAGTGCGGGACGTCATCGGGGCCGTGGTGGACGAAGGCTCCTTCTTTGAAGTCCATGAGCGGTTCGCCACCAACTGCGTGGTGGGCCTGGCCCGTCTCAACGGCCATGCCGTAGGGGTGGTGGCCAACCAGCCCCGCATCCTGGCGGGCGTCCTGGACATCGATTCTTCCGACAAGATCGCCCGCTTCGTGCGCATGTGCGATGCCTACAACATCCCCATCATCACCTTTGTGGACACGCCGGGCTACCTGCCGGGGAGCAACCAGGAGCACGGGGGCATCATCCGCCACGGGGCCAAGGTGCTGTACGCCTACGCCGAGGCCACCGTGCCCACCATTTCGGTAATCATGCGCAAAGCCTACGGCGGCGCCTACATCGCCATGTGCTGCCGGGCCTTGGCCGCCGACTATGCTGTGGCGTGGCCTACGGCGGAGGTAGCCGTCATGGGACCCGAAGGGGCGTGCAACATCATCTTCCGCCGGGAAATCGCCGCGGCGCCCGATCCCGAGGCCAAGCGGGCGGAACTGGTGGCCGAGTACCGGGAGCGCTTCGCCAACCCCTATGTGGCGGCCGGCCGCGGCTACGTGGACTCCGTCATCCGGCCGTCGGAGACCCGGCGGGTGCTGGCGGAGATGCTGGCCAGCCTGGGCGGTAAGCGGGTGACCGTGCCGGAGAAGAAGCACGGCAACATTCCCCTTTAG
- a CDS encoding methylmalonyl-CoA mutase family protein yields the protein MSDTKARSATDWSELEARWRREVHDPYVERFGQRQDEFRTAGGIPLKPVYTPADREGRDPAEQEGLPGSYPYTRGVYPSMYRGRLWTMRQYAGFGSARESNRRYHYLLSQGQTGLSVAFDLPTQIGYDSDHPMAQGEVGRVGVAIDSLADMETLMAGIPLDKVSTSMTINAPAAVLLAMYIAVAEKQGVAPTALRGTIQNDILKEYAARGTYIFPPAPSMRLVVDTFAYCREHLPNWNTISISGYHMREAGATAVQEVAFTLANAIAYVEAGLQAGMSVDEFAPQLSFFFNADMDFFEEVAKFRAARRLWARIMKERFGARHARSTLLRFHTQTSGAALTAQQPENNVVRVALQALAAVLGGTQSLHTNALDEALALPTEHSARIALRTQQILAYETGVANVADPLGGSYFIEALTDAVEAEVQEYLDRIEAMGGAVQAIERGFIQREIQESAYRFQRMVESKERIIVGVNAYTGESDPPEELLKLDPALVEEQKASLQRLRAERDNAAVERTLAALKKAAGGTDNLLPYILEAVRVYATLGEICDSLRQVFGEYSPAEAF from the coding sequence ATGAGCGACACCAAGGCCCGCTCTGCCACCGACTGGAGTGAACTGGAGGCCCGCTGGCGCCGGGAAGTGCACGATCCCTACGTGGAGCGCTTCGGGCAGCGGCAGGATGAGTTCCGCACCGCCGGCGGCATCCCCTTGAAGCCTGTGTACACGCCCGCCGACCGGGAGGGCCGGGATCCGGCGGAGCAGGAGGGGCTCCCGGGGTCCTATCCCTACACCCGGGGTGTCTACCCCTCCATGTATCGGGGCCGCCTCTGGACCATGCGCCAGTATGCCGGCTTCGGCTCCGCCCGGGAATCCAACCGGCGCTACCACTACCTGCTGAGCCAAGGGCAGACGGGGTTGAGCGTAGCCTTCGACCTGCCCACCCAAATCGGCTACGACTCCGACCACCCCATGGCCCAAGGTGAAGTGGGGCGCGTGGGGGTGGCCATCGATTCCCTGGCCGACATGGAAACGTTGATGGCGGGCATACCTTTGGACAAAGTCAGCACCTCCATGACCATCAACGCGCCCGCTGCCGTGCTCCTGGCCATGTACATCGCCGTGGCCGAGAAGCAGGGAGTGGCTCCCACCGCCCTGCGGGGCACCATCCAAAACGACATCCTGAAGGAATACGCAGCCCGGGGCACCTACATCTTCCCGCCGGCGCCCTCCATGCGCCTGGTGGTGGACACCTTCGCCTACTGCCGGGAGCACCTGCCCAATTGGAACACCATTTCCATCTCGGGCTACCACATGCGGGAAGCCGGCGCCACCGCCGTCCAGGAAGTGGCCTTCACCCTGGCCAACGCCATCGCCTACGTGGAGGCCGGCCTCCAGGCGGGCATGAGCGTGGACGAGTTTGCGCCCCAGTTGTCCTTCTTCTTCAACGCCGACATGGACTTTTTCGAGGAAGTGGCCAAGTTCAGGGCGGCCCGGCGCCTGTGGGCCCGCATCATGAAGGAGCGGTTCGGCGCCCGGCACGCCCGCTCCACCTTGCTGCGCTTCCACACCCAGACGTCGGGAGCGGCCCTGACGGCCCAGCAGCCCGAGAACAACGTGGTGCGGGTGGCGCTCCAGGCCCTGGCGGCCGTTCTGGGGGGCACCCAGTCCCTCCACACCAACGCCCTGGACGAAGCCCTGGCCCTGCCCACGGAGCACTCGGCCCGCATCGCCCTGCGGACCCAGCAGATCCTGGCTTACGAAACGGGCGTGGCCAACGTGGCGGACCCCTTGGGGGGCTCCTACTTCATCGAGGCCTTGACCGACGCCGTCGAGGCGGAAGTGCAGGAGTACCTGGACCGCATCGAGGCCATGGGCGGCGCGGTCCAGGCCATCGAGCGGGGCTTCATCCAGCGGGAGATCCAGGAAAGCGCCTACCGCTTCCAGCGCATGGTGGAATCCAAGGAGCGCATCATCGTCGGCGTCAATGCCTACACCGGCGAGAGCGACCCGCCGGAGGAACTGCTCAAGCTGGATCCCGCCCTGGTGGAGGAGCAGAAGGCCTCCCTGCAGCGGCTCCGGGCGGAGCGGGACAACGCCGCCGTGGAGCGGACCCTGGCGGCACTGAAAAAGGCCGCCGGGGGCACCGACAACCTGCTGCCCTACATCTTGGAAGCGGTGCGGGTGTACGCCACGTTGGGCGAGATTTGCGACTCCCTCCGCCAGGTGTTCGGGGAGTACAGCCCGGCCGAAGCCTTTTAA
- a CDS encoding 5-formyltetrahydrofolate cyclo-ligase — MAAEKARLRRKFNGQWRALAPDNLAAGARQAMSHLARRPFWRQARTVMAYFALPGELPTALLIRCARLAQKRVALPRTVDGGLEARAAGGFGSLVRGSYGIWEPHPDLTSPVAVEDLDLIIVPSLAFDERGVRLGRGGGHYDRFLQQVDRRRTVVAGWTLAAFVVPQLPREPHDQRVDWLITETGAIQIPPAPP, encoded by the coding sequence GTGGCCGCGGAAAAAGCCCGGCTGCGCCGCAAGTTCAACGGGCAATGGCGGGCCTTGGCGCCGGACAACCTGGCCGCCGGCGCCCGGCAGGCTATGTCCCACCTGGCCCGGCGGCCTTTTTGGCGGCAGGCCCGGACCGTCATGGCCTATTTTGCCCTGCCCGGTGAGTTGCCCACAGCCCTCCTCATTCGTTGTGCCCGCCTGGCCCAAAAACGGGTGGCCCTGCCCCGCACCGTGGATGGCGGCCTGGAGGCCCGGGCGGCAGGGGGCTTCGGCTCTTTGGTGCGGGGATCCTACGGCATCTGGGAGCCCCACCCCGACCTGACCAGCCCCGTAGCCGTCGAAGACCTGGATCTGATCATCGTGCCCAGCCTGGCTTTCGATGAGCGGGGCGTGCGCCTGGGCCGGGGCGGCGGGCATTACGACCGGTTCCTGCAGCAAGTGGACCGCCGGCGCACCGTCGTGGCCGGGTGGACCTTGGCGGCCTTCGTCGTCCCCCAACTTCCCCGGGAACCCCATGACCAGCGGGTGGACTGGCTGATCACCGAGACCGGCGCCATCCAAATCCCCCCAGCGCCGCCGTAA
- a CDS encoding cobalamin B12-binding domain-containing protein, producing the protein MSEAPIRVLIAKPGLDGHDRGARVVARALRDAGMEVIYTGIRQTPAAIVQAVIDEDVDVLGMSSLSGGHAHLFPAVLQGLAEAGVDDVVVIGGGIIPPEDVEALKAQGMEAIFGPGTPTEEIVSYIRDAVERRRLQRARP; encoded by the coding sequence ATGTCTGAAGCGCCCATACGAGTGCTGATCGCTAAGCCCGGCCTGGACGGCCATGACCGGGGGGCCAGGGTGGTGGCCCGGGCCTTGCGGGATGCGGGGATGGAGGTCATCTACACCGGCATCCGGCAGACCCCGGCGGCCATCGTCCAGGCGGTCATCGACGAAGACGTGGACGTGCTGGGCATGAGCAGCCTGTCGGGTGGCCATGCCCACCTGTTTCCCGCCGTCCTCCAAGGCCTGGCCGAGGCCGGCGTGGATGACGTGGTGGTCATCGGCGGCGGCATCATCCCGCCGGAGGACGTGGAGGCCCTGAAGGCCCAGGGCATGGAGGCCATCTTCGGTCCCGGCACGCCCACGGAAGAAATAGTCTCATACATCAGGGACGCCGTTGAACGGCGCCGCCTGCAGCGAGCCCGGCCCTGA
- the mce gene encoding methylmalonyl-CoA epimerase codes for MFSRLDHIAIAVADLSTALALYEQAFGLTGAQVERVADQGVDVAMLPMTGCKLELLAPIDDEGPVARFLARRGPGLHHIAFRVDDINAALAAAREAGLRLLDEKPRRGAGGALIAFVHPGDTMGVLVEFCQRRETTGDPSPQS; via the coding sequence ATGTTCAGCCGGTTGGATCATATAGCCATAGCGGTGGCCGACTTGTCCACCGCCCTGGCCTTGTACGAACAGGCCTTCGGCCTGACGGGCGCCCAGGTGGAACGGGTGGCCGATCAAGGGGTGGATGTGGCCATGCTCCCCATGACCGGCTGCAAGCTGGAACTGCTGGCGCCCATTGACGATGAAGGCCCCGTGGCCCGCTTTCTGGCCCGTCGGGGTCCCGGACTGCATCACATCGCCTTCCGGGTGGACGATATCAACGCCGCCCTGGCGGCCGCCCGGGAAGCCGGCCTGCGCCTGCTGGACGAAAAGCCCCGGCGCGGGGCCGGCGGCGCCTTGATCGCCTTTGTGCATCCCGGCGACACCATGGGGGTGCTGGTGGAGTTCTGCCAGCGCCGGGAGACGACCGGGGATCCGTCGCCACAGTCGTAA
- a CDS encoding biotin/lipoyl-containing protein, with translation MTRRKYRVRVDGQLFDVEVELVEGEGAPAPAAAPAPAAAPAPAPAAPAAPAPAAPAPAAAPAAPAAGGTTVAASLPGLILDVRVEPGQQVTTGQVLVVLEAMKMENEITSPVDGVVQSVNVTPGTPVNLGDVLVVIA, from the coding sequence TTGACCAGGCGTAAGTACCGCGTCCGTGTGGACGGGCAATTGTTCGATGTAGAAGTTGAACTGGTGGAGGGCGAGGGGGCCCCGGCCCCGGCGGCAGCCCCTGCGCCGGCGGCTGCACCGGCGCCCGCGCCGGCCGCACCTGCGGCTCCGGCCCCTGCAGCACCGGCCCCGGCGGCGGCGCCGGCGGCCCCGGCGGCCGGCGGCACCACCGTGGCGGCCTCCCTGCCGGGCCTCATCCTGGACGTGCGGGTGGAGCCCGGCCAGCAGGTGACCACCGGGCAGGTGCTGGTGGTCTTGGAAGCCATGAAGATGGAGAACGAGATCACATCGCCCGTAGACGGCGTGGTCCAATCGGTCAACGTGACCCCGGGCACCCCCGTCAACCTGGGCGATGTGCTGGTGGTCATCGCCTGA